A region from the Desulfomarina profundi genome encodes:
- a CDS encoding DEAD/DEAH box helicase, producing the protein MDPDVSEYISSLKNSPRFGPQVVFHKKIDGVPAKFSKKATDLSPTSREIMKKAGIKNIFSHQSRAIRYLLQGHDIIVATPTASGKSMIYNLPVLDELNQDIPGTSIYVFPLKALARDQLNTLESLAQLAGGGQNPKNGPIAALFDGDTSPYMRRKIRNDPPPVLLTNPEMLHLSILPYHDSWANFFARLRYIVIDEVHSYRGVLGSHMSWLLRRLQRIASWYGAEPVFVLLSATIGNPGELAELLLDRSVKVIEESGAPRSEKHFLMINPWDSAAYSASRLLEAAMKRGLRTIVYTQSRKMTELIAIWTSERLGQLADKLSAYRAGFLPEERRDIEQRLFSGRLLGVISTSALELGIDVGDLDLCILVGYPGSVMATWQRGGRVGRGGRSSAVILIAQEDALDQYLMRNPEDFFKRAPESAVLNPENDIISAQHLHCCSAELSLKRNEPLLQNSKIREKVVEMTIKGVLLETGSGGCWLSTRKYPQRLVSLRGGGRQLVIIELPGGEITGEIDSTRALKECHPGAVYIHRGMVQLVEHLDLEGGEVVVRRESPNYYTRPMVSKRTEILEVYGKKTCFGLTVSLGRVKVMEKVTGYQKKNKRTQRTMSTIDLDLPEQTIETEGIWFDVEQETRTYLEEKKLHFMGAIHAFEHGIIALFPLLVLCDHNDIGGISCPVHDQTEKGSIFVYDGHQGGVGLARAAYGRAEELLRETYKVIMTCGCENGCPSCVHSPKCGSGNRPIDKQACLEFFGHIFANPLDPENMINQEEKKANKTNSYPTGLNSLPKHFGVFDLETIRSAKEVGGWAHCEKMGISVAVIYDSRLDSYVSYLEEEIDDFIDHLHRLDLIVGFNNIRFDNRVISAYTDRDLTQLPNLDLLAEVQKYLGYRLSLDRLAATTLGRKKSADGLQALQWYREGKIELIARYCKDDVELTRDLLYYALENGYFLFKNKAGKEVRLPLALDRQIATILLR; encoded by the coding sequence ATGGACCCGGATGTTTCAGAATATATCAGTTCTCTCAAAAATTCTCCCCGGTTCGGGCCCCAGGTCGTCTTCCATAAAAAAATAGACGGAGTTCCTGCAAAATTCTCAAAAAAAGCAACAGATCTATCTCCAACATCCCGGGAGATAATGAAAAAGGCCGGAATAAAAAATATTTTTTCACACCAGTCCAGGGCTATCCGGTATCTTCTGCAGGGTCATGATATTATTGTGGCGACACCCACCGCCTCGGGTAAAAGCATGATCTATAACCTCCCGGTCCTGGATGAACTGAATCAGGATATCCCCGGCACCTCAATCTACGTTTTCCCATTGAAGGCCCTGGCAAGGGATCAGTTGAATACCCTCGAAAGCCTGGCACAGTTGGCAGGCGGGGGGCAAAACCCGAAAAACGGGCCAATTGCTGCACTGTTTGATGGAGACACCTCCCCCTACATGAGGCGTAAGATACGTAATGATCCACCGCCTGTACTCTTGACCAATCCGGAAATGCTGCACCTCTCCATACTGCCATACCATGACAGCTGGGCAAATTTCTTCGCCAGGTTGCGTTATATAGTTATTGATGAAGTTCACAGTTACAGGGGGGTGCTGGGCAGTCATATGAGCTGGCTCCTTCGACGACTTCAGAGAATAGCCTCCTGGTACGGTGCAGAACCTGTTTTTGTTCTGCTTTCTGCCACTATCGGCAATCCAGGGGAACTTGCAGAATTGTTATTGGATCGTTCTGTCAAAGTAATTGAAGAAAGTGGAGCGCCCAGATCGGAAAAGCATTTTCTGATGATCAACCCCTGGGACAGTGCCGCATACAGTGCCAGCAGACTCCTGGAGGCGGCAATGAAAAGGGGACTGCGAACCATTGTCTATACCCAGTCAAGAAAGATGACAGAACTGATTGCCATCTGGACTTCCGAGAGACTTGGGCAGTTGGCCGATAAACTGAGTGCTTATCGGGCCGGTTTTCTACCGGAAGAACGAAGAGACATCGAACAGAGGTTATTTTCCGGCCGCCTGCTCGGGGTCATATCCACATCTGCCCTTGAGCTTGGTATAGACGTTGGTGATCTTGATCTCTGTATCCTCGTGGGCTACCCTGGCTCCGTGATGGCCACTTGGCAGCGTGGGGGCAGGGTAGGTCGGGGGGGCAGGTCGTCCGCCGTTATTCTTATTGCCCAGGAAGATGCGCTTGATCAGTATCTTATGAGAAATCCAGAAGATTTTTTCAAGAGAGCACCTGAATCTGCAGTCCTTAATCCTGAAAATGATATTATCTCGGCTCAACACCTGCATTGTTGCAGTGCGGAACTTTCGCTGAAAAGAAATGAGCCTCTTCTTCAGAACAGCAAAATCAGGGAAAAAGTAGTTGAAATGACAATAAAAGGCGTCCTGCTTGAGACCGGTTCGGGCGGCTGCTGGCTCTCCACCAGAAAATACCCCCAGAGACTTGTGAGTCTGCGGGGTGGCGGCAGACAGCTTGTGATTATTGAGCTGCCGGGAGGGGAGATTACCGGGGAAATTGACAGCACCAGGGCGTTGAAGGAATGCCATCCCGGTGCGGTTTATATTCACAGGGGAATGGTACAACTGGTCGAACACCTTGACCTGGAGGGAGGGGAGGTGGTTGTCCGTCGGGAATCACCAAATTATTATACCCGGCCAATGGTGAGTAAACGAACTGAAATTCTGGAGGTATATGGGAAGAAAACCTGTTTTGGGCTCACCGTTTCTCTGGGCAGGGTCAAAGTGATGGAAAAGGTTACAGGTTATCAGAAAAAGAACAAAAGAACACAGAGAACCATGTCGACCATAGATCTCGATCTTCCTGAACAGACCATAGAAACGGAAGGTATCTGGTTTGACGTGGAGCAGGAAACCAGGACATATCTTGAAGAAAAAAAGCTTCATTTTATGGGGGCAATTCACGCCTTTGAGCATGGAATAATAGCCCTTTTCCCCCTCCTTGTTCTCTGTGACCACAATGATATCGGCGGTATTTCCTGCCCTGTCCATGATCAGACGGAGAAAGGATCTATTTTCGTGTACGACGGGCACCAGGGAGGCGTGGGGCTGGCAAGGGCAGCGTATGGCAGGGCAGAGGAGCTGCTTCGGGAAACATATAAGGTTATCATGACCTGTGGCTGCGAGAACGGATGTCCATCCTGTGTCCATTCACCCAAATGCGGTTCAGGGAACAGGCCGATAGATAAACAGGCCTGCTTGGAATTTTTCGGCCATATCTTTGCCAATCCCCTTGATCCTGAAAATATGATCAACCAGGAGGAAAAGAAAGCAAATAAGACAAACTCCTACCCAACCGGTCTGAACAGCCTGCCCAAACATTTTGGTGTTTTTGATCTGGAGACAATCCGTTCAGCAAAGGAGGTGGGAGGCTGGGCGCATTGCGAGAAAATGGGCATCTCCGTGGCGGTAATCTATGACTCACGGCTTGACAGTTATGTATCTTACCTGGAAGAGGAGATAGATGACTTTATCGATCATCTCCATCGGTTGGATCTTATTGTGGGATTTAACAATATTCGCTTTGACAACAGGGTAATCTCGGCATATACGGATCGAGACCTGACACAACTCCCTAACCTCGACCTGCTGGCCGAAGTACAGAAATACCTTGGATATCGCCTGAGCCTCGATCGCCTGGCAGCCACCACACTGGGCAGAAAAAAATCAGCAGATGGCCTCCAGGCACTGCAGTGGTACAGGGAGGGGAAAATAGAGCTCATCGCAAGATACTGTAAAGACGATGTGGAATTAACCCGCGACCTTCTCTATTATGCACTGGAAAATGGATATTTTTTATTTAAAAACAAGGCGGGAAAGGAAGTCCGACTCCCTCTTGCACTCGACCGCCAAATCGCCACCATACTTCTACGGTAA
- a CDS encoding prephenate dehydratase domain-containing protein — protein MVTIATMGPSGSNSVLAAKQYDPEADLKLYLKLSDCLDAFKRKEADFALIPVYNTREGEVKEYFRLVAKMEEGYWIDNVVLPIHLSFGIFQGNNPSQVKTIVGRGPVFRQCDEYIEDNYPDVTLMAVQNIEEAMEEIRREEKSGYAVIDSEQLLEQYGFQLIAREVVSHNRTRFAVIGRSIAPQTGYDATAIITHPLRDRVGMLADILGEFTRRGINILDLQSENDIKTQKLRIYVEIEGHIENNNISEAIQTIETTVIQEESALKILGSFPRVDMRVKKIRNFGFIGSGDMSQWFAKRLENEGYETHISGRTSIIPPEKMIKEVDVVIVCVPISVTAKTIKQYGPLLKNGQALIILAGESEKTIQAALDSTDPGVEVMFVHNLWGPQALTMKDKNAAIVRTPRSGSFCSEFEAFLYKHGADIYHDSAKKHDLLMGVGQKLPTAISVALAMTLKQFGIESRDIDSHSTLTSLYGILAMARVHNQNPRTYAEIMATRGEGEKIVRSFAENLRAIIDRAEHGDINELSEIMEENKKSMSPSFLRSRMKQAKAVDDVMSRPDMKMQ, from the coding sequence ATGGTCACTATTGCAACCATGGGCCCTTCAGGCTCTAACAGTGTACTCGCCGCAAAACAGTATGATCCGGAGGCAGATTTAAAACTCTACCTAAAATTATCCGACTGTCTTGACGCGTTTAAACGAAAAGAAGCCGACTTTGCGCTCATCCCTGTCTATAACACACGGGAAGGTGAGGTAAAGGAATATTTCCGGCTGGTTGCAAAAATGGAAGAAGGTTACTGGATTGATAATGTTGTCCTGCCCATCCACCTCTCTTTTGGTATTTTCCAGGGAAATAATCCATCCCAGGTCAAGACAATTGTTGGAAGAGGCCCGGTATTCCGCCAATGTGACGAATATATTGAGGACAATTACCCGGATGTGACCCTGATGGCCGTTCAGAACATCGAAGAAGCCATGGAGGAAATCCGCAGGGAAGAAAAAAGCGGTTATGCGGTTATCGATTCCGAACAGTTACTGGAACAATACGGCTTTCAACTTATCGCAAGAGAAGTTGTTTCCCATAACCGTACACGGTTTGCGGTGATTGGAAGAAGTATCGCGCCCCAGACCGGCTATGATGCCACGGCAATTATCACCCACCCTCTGCGGGACCGGGTGGGCATGCTGGCTGACATCCTGGGAGAATTCACCAGAAGAGGCATTAATATTCTTGATCTCCAGTCTGAAAACGACATCAAAACGCAGAAACTGCGGATCTATGTCGAAATTGAAGGACATATCGAAAACAACAATATTTCCGAAGCCATACAAACCATAGAAACGACCGTAATCCAGGAGGAATCCGCTCTCAAGATCCTCGGCTCTTTCCCCAGGGTTGACATGCGGGTGAAAAAGATCAGGAATTTTGGTTTTATCGGCAGTGGCGATATGTCTCAATGGTTTGCAAAAAGACTGGAAAACGAAGGATATGAGACTCATATTTCAGGAAGGACATCAATTATCCCGCCTGAAAAGATGATCAAAGAGGTTGATGTGGTCATTGTCTGTGTTCCCATCTCTGTTACAGCCAAAACAATCAAACAATATGGCCCACTTTTAAAAAACGGCCAGGCTCTTATAATTCTTGCGGGAGAATCGGAAAAGACCATACAGGCTGCCCTGGATTCCACAGATCCCGGTGTAGAGGTTATGTTTGTCCACAATCTCTGGGGCCCTCAGGCCCTGACCATGAAGGATAAAAACGCGGCAATTGTCAGAACCCCGAGAAGCGGCAGTTTCTGCAGTGAATTCGAGGCATTTTTATATAAACATGGGGCCGATATCTACCATGACTCCGCCAAAAAACATGATCTGCTCATGGGAGTGGGACAGAAACTGCCCACAGCCATTTCCGTTGCCCTGGCAATGACTCTTAAGCAGTTTGGTATAGAAAGCCGGGATATAGACAGCCACTCGACCCTCACCTCCCTCTACGGTATTCTTGCCATGGCCAGGGTTCATAACCAGAACCCGCGCACATATGCCGAAATTATGGCCACAAGGGGTGAGGGCGAAAAAATTGTCCGCAGTTTTGCTGAGAATCTGCGGGCCATTATTGACAGGGCCGAGCATGGCGATATTAATGAACTTTCAGAAATTATGGAAGAAAACAAAAAATCAATGTCGCCCTCCTTTCTTCGGTCCCGAATGAAACAAGCCAAAGCCGTTGATGATGTTATGAGCCGGCCGGATATGAAAATGCAGTAA
- a CDS encoding zinc ribbon domain-containing protein, giving the protein MMSWDLKILEEVKICPHCNKKLTCCEAPQIHVGDGLGWGSEVLFICLNDECSLFVKGFDYLEEKFGHRASYRYMELPGSKESNVMMVGNKNAFKGSIINPEVIRQQNKRYRKEKEAKEALKTCLEEKNLEPVLTLLLDEAAMKSTRVEALDYLARLNDIACIDPLRNHTFRDSSMEQSVNMILQKILQANYKKECPFCAEIIKSQAKLCMHCGKDV; this is encoded by the coding sequence ATGATGTCCTGGGATTTAAAAATACTGGAAGAAGTAAAAATCTGCCCCCACTGCAACAAAAAACTGACCTGTTGTGAGGCTCCGCAGATCCACGTGGGTGACGGTCTCGGCTGGGGCTCGGAAGTCCTGTTCATCTGCCTGAACGATGAATGTTCCCTCTTTGTCAAAGGCTTTGATTACCTGGAGGAAAAATTTGGCCATCGGGCCTCCTACAGGTATATGGAACTCCCCGGCTCAAAAGAGAGCAATGTCATGATGGTCGGAAACAAGAATGCTTTCAAGGGCAGTATTATCAATCCGGAGGTTATCAGGCAGCAAAACAAACGATACAGAAAGGAAAAGGAGGCCAAGGAAGCATTAAAGACCTGTCTTGAAGAAAAAAATCTCGAACCTGTTCTTACCCTGCTGCTTGACGAAGCCGCCATGAAAAGCACCAGGGTCGAAGCCCTGGACTATCTTGCCAGGCTCAATGATATAGCCTGTATTGATCCATTGAGAAACCATACCTTCAGAGACAGCTCAATGGAACAGAGTGTTAATATGATCCTGCAGAAGATCCTGCAGGCCAATTATAAAAAAGAATGTCCGTTCTGTGCCGAAATAATCAAATCCCAGGCAAAATTGTGTATGCATTGCGGCAAAGATGTGTAA
- a CDS encoding alpha/beta hydrolase, giving the protein MDTYSKLDSDAILSTLFPPTDKTKNTSSDSGISVHLHPSCSCRLFYQDKENPVFLSFLPEESKMFAETLIQNGINIFMITVNPYNPKKGQPTITALMSSLSKILEKIKECMADNKLTGKLFVNAKSIGSAFALELASNFPDEFKGVILESSVCDTIPFLEAAGVEKDNLGFSEDEGFNNLKKIEKIKLPTMFLHGSRDTLVAPALAEKLQASSGARTKQFHLVPGADHWSVAEAAGDLYYQTIKIFVDSVCGINTWRQRRRKFRKS; this is encoded by the coding sequence ATGGATACTTACTCAAAACTCGACAGTGATGCGATTCTCTCAACCCTGTTTCCCCCGACGGATAAAACAAAGAATACGTCTTCTGACAGTGGAATTTCCGTCCACCTTCATCCATCCTGCTCCTGCCGTCTATTTTACCAAGATAAGGAGAATCCGGTTTTCCTCAGTTTTCTGCCGGAGGAATCAAAAATGTTCGCAGAAACCCTAATCCAAAACGGTATTAACATCTTTATGATCACAGTTAACCCGTATAATCCGAAAAAAGGACAACCGACAATAACAGCCCTGATGAGTTCACTGTCGAAAATCCTGGAGAAAATAAAAGAGTGTATGGCCGACAATAAGTTGACCGGAAAACTTTTTGTCAACGCAAAATCGATAGGATCTGCATTTGCCCTGGAACTGGCCAGTAATTTTCCGGATGAATTCAAAGGAGTAATCCTTGAAAGCAGTGTCTGCGATACCATCCCTTTCCTGGAGGCAGCTGGAGTAGAGAAGGACAACCTCGGCTTTTCAGAAGACGAAGGCTTTAATAATTTGAAAAAAATTGAGAAAATCAAGCTGCCCACCATGTTTCTCCATGGCTCCCGTGATACACTGGTAGCTCCTGCTCTTGCTGAAAAACTTCAGGCATCTTCGGGGGCGAGAACCAAACAGTTTCATCTGGTTCCCGGAGCGGATCACTGGTCAGTGGCAGAGGCTGCCGGAGACTTGTACTATCAGACAATAAAGATTTTCGTGGATAGTGTCTGCGGAATCAATACCTGGCGGCAGCGACGGAGGAAATTTCGCAAGTCCTAA